One genomic region from Aliarcobacter cryaerophilus ATCC 43158 encodes:
- a CDS encoding TatD family hydrolase — protein sequence MTNAKESGVNAFLIPGASFETIHKAIELSEKYDEVFFAVGIHPYDIDEYDEAVIERYINHPKCIAIGECGLDYYRLTDDEIEKQENIKKQKEVFISQINLAKKYKKPLIIHIREASNDSREILEKYASKDLGGVLHCFNASPHLLPLVNMNFYFGIGGVITFKNAKKLVDILPQIPKEKLLIETDAPYLTPHPYRGVRNEPYYTKYVAQKMAEILNMSDEEIQSITTNNAKNLFKEFSNIS from the coding sequence ATCACAAATGCAAAAGAATCTGGAGTTAATGCTTTTTTAATTCCAGGAGCAAGTTTTGAAACTATTCACAAAGCTATAGAATTAAGTGAAAAATATGATGAAGTTTTTTTTGCTGTTGGAATTCATCCTTATGATATAGATGAGTATGATGAAGCAGTAATAGAGAGATATATAAATCATCCAAAGTGTATAGCTATAGGTGAGTGTGGATTAGATTATTATAGGCTTACAGATGATGAAATTGAGAAGCAAGAGAATATAAAAAAACAAAAAGAAGTTTTTATTTCTCAAATAAATTTAGCAAAAAAGTACAAAAAACCACTAATTATTCATATTAGAGAGGCTTCAAATGATTCAAGAGAGATTTTGGAAAAATATGCCTCAAAAGATTTAGGTGGAGTTTTGCACTGTTTTAATGCAAGCCCACATCTTCTTCCTTTGGTAAATATGAATTTTTATTTCGGAATAGGTGGTGTTATTACTTTTAAAAATGCAAAAAAATTAGTAGATATTTTGCCACAAATTCCTAAAGAAAAACTCCTAATAGAAACAGATGCTCCATATTTAACACCACATCCTTACAGAGGTGTCAGAAATGAGCCATATTATACAAAATATGTAGCTCAAAAAATGGCGGAGATTTTAAATATGAGTGATGAGGAGATTCAAAGTATTACTACAAATAATGCCAAAAATCTTTTTAAAGAGTTTTCTAATATTTCTTAG
- a CDS encoding lytic transglycosylase domain-containing protein, with amino-acid sequence MKKILVAIIILISSVFANNLEQNMVILEELNLPKEFLNEQSFKSKYKELSTTKKIQYYDNLIKKSSLNAKIVKEELELKNLPKVLFFLPLIESSFKNLVNKNGPSGLWQIMPLTASNLKLKRNEFVDERLDLIKSTDAATNYLRKYYKKFGKWYLSVLAYNAGEGRIIHGVARATLDKYLDEHPTMYHDKVIKIYNLYIADYTKNKKGIDNLYTIYKDLGLKSGHFDYLYLLKHNSKRDYLPKTSVNYINMLVSFSILENSDRFKNLDKKTKYDLEKVNANKGLRLKTIADELSMSYEELKIINKHLLKEMIPTDKNSYNLYIPHTKIELFNNKVANMKDLPYIENKVNLEKIKKESNSKELATNKVIHKVKQGDTLEAIAKKYKVSVKKLKIDNKKSSSKLKIGENIEIIK; translated from the coding sequence TTGAAAAAAATTTTAGTAGCAATAATCATTTTAATTTCTTCTGTTTTTGCAAATAATCTTGAGCAAAATATGGTTATATTAGAAGAGTTAAATCTTCCAAAAGAGTTTTTGAATGAACAATCTTTTAAATCAAAATATAAAGAACTATCAACTACAAAAAAAATTCAGTATTACGATAACTTAATAAAAAAATCATCATTAAATGCAAAAATAGTAAAAGAAGAGTTAGAGTTAAAAAATCTTCCTAAGGTTCTTTTTTTCCTACCTTTAATAGAGTCAAGTTTTAAGAATTTAGTTAATAAAAATGGTCCTTCTGGACTTTGGCAAATTATGCCTTTAACTGCTAGTAATCTTAAATTAAAAAGAAATGAGTTTGTTGATGAGAGACTAGATTTAATAAAATCAACAGATGCTGCTACAAATTATTTAAGAAAATATTATAAAAAATTTGGAAAATGGTATTTGTCTGTTTTGGCTTATAATGCAGGAGAAGGAAGAATTATTCATGGAGTTGCAAGAGCTACTTTGGATAAATATTTAGATGAGCATCCAACTATGTATCATGATAAGGTTATAAAAATTTATAATTTATATATTGCGGATTATACAAAAAATAAAAAAGGTATAGACAATTTATATACGATATATAAAGATTTGGGTTTAAAATCTGGGCATTTTGACTATCTTTATCTTTTAAAGCATAATTCAAAAAGAGATTATTTGCCAAAAACTAGTGTAAATTATATAAATATGTTGGTCTCTTTTTCAATTCTTGAAAATAGTGATAGATTTAAAAACTTAGATAAAAAAACAAAGTATGATTTAGAAAAAGTCAATGCAAATAAAGGCTTAAGATTAAAAACTATTGCAGATGAACTTTCTATGAGTTATGAAGAGTTAAAAATTATAAATAAGCATCTTTTAAAAGAGATGATACCAACAGATAAAAATAGTTATAACTTATACATTCCTCATACAAAAATTGAGTTATTTAATAATAAAGTTGCAAATATGAAAGATTTACCTTATATCGAAAATAAAGTAAATTTAGAAAAAATAAAAAAAGAGTCAAATAGTAAAGAATTAGCTACAAATAAAGTTATTCATAAAGTAAAACAAGGTGATACACTAGAAGCTATTGCAAAAAAATATAAAGTTAGTGTAAAAAAACTTAAAATTGATAATAAAAAAAGTAGTAGTAAGTTGAAAATAGGAGAGAACATTGAGATTATCAAATAG
- a CDS encoding septal ring lytic transglycosylase RlpA family protein: protein MRLSNRIYSITFLIFCSSFLFTGCSTKQTYDYNSYRKDTGDKSINNSEAMHRATMRPYNVFGIRYYPFVANVGDKFDGIASWYGPDFHAKKTSNGEIYNMYAMTAAHKTLPMNTVVRVDNLDNGRSTIVRINDRGPFVAGRIIDLSNKAAHEIDMVRKGTARVKVTVLGYNGLIDDKNAPSVNSIEQKPEVEKIEVVEDDIVATNINTNIGMAAPVISSKSSSNQGSKSSSGGKFSVQVGAFSLQAGALKTVDEYKAKFPSKKIEYVENGGIYRVYIRGFSSYDDGQNFKAKNSLTNAIVVQ from the coding sequence TTGAGATTATCAAATAGAATTTATAGTATTACTTTTTTAATTTTTTGTTCGTCTTTTTTATTTACTGGTTGTTCTACTAAACAAACTTATGATTATAACTCATATCGTAAGGATACGGGTGATAAAAGTATAAATAATAGTGAAGCCATGCATAGAGCTACAATGAGACCTTACAATGTTTTTGGAATCAGATATTATCCTTTTGTTGCAAATGTTGGAGATAAATTTGATGGAATTGCCTCTTGGTATGGACCAGATTTTCATGCAAAAAAGACTTCAAATGGTGAAATTTATAATATGTATGCTATGACAGCTGCTCATAAAACTTTGCCTATGAATACAGTTGTAAGAGTTGATAACTTAGACAATGGAAGAAGTACAATAGTTAGAATAAATGATAGAGGACCTTTTGTTGCTGGAAGAATTATTGACCTATCAAATAAAGCAGCTCATGAGATAGATATGGTTAGAAAAGGTACAGCAAGGGTTAAGGTTACTGTTTTGGGTTATAATGGATTAATTGATGATAAAAATGCTCCAAGTGTAAACTCAATTGAGCAAAAACCAGAAGTTGAGAAAATTGAGGTAGTTGAAGACGATATAGTAGCTACAAATATTAATACTAATATTGGTATGGCTGCACCTGTTATATCTTCAAAAAGTAGTTCAAATCAGGGCTCAAAATCTTCTTCTGGCGGAAAATTTAGTGTTCAAGTAGGAGCATTTAGCTTACAAGCAGGAGCTTTAAAAACAGTAGATGAGTATAAAGCAAAATTTCCATCAAAAAAGATAGAGTATGTTGAAAATGGTGGAATTTATAGAGTTTATATAAGAGGTTTTTCATCTTATGATGATGGACAAAATTTTAAAGCAAAAAATAGTTTAACAAATGCAATTGTAGTTCAATAA
- the hisB gene encoding imidazoleglycerol-phosphate dehydratase HisB, with the protein MVEIKRDTKETQIKCSLTLDGCGKFSINTGVGFFDHMLEALSKHSGIDINLECKGDLHIDSHHTVEDCGIVLGQALKKAIFPIAAIERYGNATVVMDEAATTCALDLSNRPFLVYEVNVSGKVGEFDVELVEEFFHALSGNAGITLHLISERGRNKHHIIEATFKAFAVALRRALVKNEKLGIPSTKGVL; encoded by the coding sequence ATGGTAGAGATAAAAAGAGATACAAAAGAGACACAAATAAAGTGTAGTTTGACTTTAGATGGTTGTGGAAAATTTTCTATAAATACAGGTGTTGGTTTTTTTGACCATATGCTTGAAGCTTTGAGTAAACATAGCGGAATTGATATAAATTTGGAGTGTAAAGGTGATTTACACATTGATTCTCATCATACAGTTGAAGATTGTGGAATAGTTTTAGGACAAGCTTTGAAAAAAGCTATTTTTCCTATTGCTGCAATTGAGAGATATGGAAATGCTACTGTTGTTATGGACGAAGCAGCAACAACATGTGCTTTGGATTTATCAAATCGACCATTTTTAGTTTATGAAGTAAATGTTAGCGGAAAAGTTGGAGAGTTTGATGTTGAATTAGTAGAAGAGTTTTTCCATGCTTTAAGTGGAAATGCTGGAATCACACTTCACTTAATTTCTGAAAGAGGAAGAAATAAACATCATATTATTGAAGCAACATTTAAAGCTTTTGCAGTTGCTTTAAGACGTGCTTTGGTAAAAAATGAAAAACTTGGAATTCCTAGCACAAAAGGTGTTTTATGA
- a CDS encoding KdsC family phosphatase, which yields MIELLVFDVDGTLTNGDITYSSNLEEFKTFNVNDGFAIVFWTKHLGKKAAIITGRESKIVEYRANELKIEYLYQNVKDKLQVLDEILKKEGLNYNEVAAIGDDLNDLKMLKKAGLSFAPQNAHELIKNSVNVVCKKSGGSGAAREMIEYILKEDGLEEEFLNLWL from the coding sequence ATGATAGAACTTTTAGTTTTTGATGTTGATGGAACTTTAACAAATGGTGATATTACATATTCAAGCAACCTTGAAGAGTTTAAAACTTTTAATGTAAATGATGGTTTTGCAATAGTTTTTTGGACAAAACATTTAGGAAAAAAAGCAGCAATTATCACAGGAAGAGAGTCAAAAATTGTTGAGTATAGAGCAAATGAGTTAAAAATAGAGTATCTATACCAAAATGTAAAAGATAAGTTACAAGTTTTAGATGAAATTTTGAAAAAAGAGGGTTTAAATTACAATGAAGTTGCTGCAATTGGAGATGATTTAAATGATCTAAAAATGTTAAAAAAAGCTGGATTATCTTTTGCTCCACAAAATGCACATGAACTTATAAAAAATAGTGTAAATGTAGTTTGCAAAAAAAGTGGTGGAAGTGGAGCTGCAAGAGAGATGATTGAGTATATCTTAAAAGAAGATG